A genomic segment from Mycobacteriales bacterium encodes:
- a CDS encoding DUF427 domain-containing protein: MPPSEPSGFLARPDYRVDLLRRRNLVTVRSGDRVIARTTEPLLVDEQDHGVVFYIPDADVDFTQLTATDDTSRCPYKGQASYWRLTDGDEPVAWAYRDPYPQVALIAGYVAFYQDRLSVEIGVATPAVVGYPS; the protein is encoded by the coding sequence GTGCCGCCTTCTGAGCCGTCGGGTTTCCTCGCCCGTCCCGACTACCGCGTCGACCTGCTCCGCCGTCGAAACCTCGTGACCGTGCGCTCGGGCGATCGGGTCATCGCACGCACGACCGAACCGCTGCTGGTCGACGAGCAGGACCACGGCGTCGTGTTCTACATCCCGGACGCCGACGTGGACTTCACGCAGCTCACGGCGACCGACGACACCTCCCGGTGCCCCTACAAGGGGCAGGCGTCGTACTGGCGGCTGACCGACGGCGACGAGCCGGTCGCCTGGGCCTATCGCGACCCGTACCCGCAGGTGGCGTTGATCGCCGGTTACGTCGCGTTCTACCAGGACCGGCTCAGCGTCGAGATCGGTGTCGCGACGCCGGCG
- a CDS encoding type IV toxin-antitoxin system AbiEi family antitoxin — MRKIPQSLARAPFTSAMARREGVTARQLQAARFRRLFHGVYVDARLTVTQQVLAQAVSLVLPAGAVVAGTTAALLHGADVRRCGYDSVEVVVPRDDQVRRVGVRARAALLEAGDVTTVRGIACLSPVRVAFDLARQRRLVDAVVGVDAMCNRGGCALPELEAYVAGRSGWRGVRYAREALLYAEPLSESVMETKQRMALVQAGLPRPRAQVDLFDDDGFRVARLDHGYERWKVGLDYDGEVHRERWRYDLERQERIRDLGWWHRRYTSIHAAADWRQLIRQVGEALVAAGWRP, encoded by the coding sequence GTGCGCAAGATTCCGCAGTCGCTGGCGCGTGCGCCCTTCACCTCGGCGATGGCGCGACGGGAAGGCGTGACCGCGCGTCAGCTTCAGGCGGCGCGGTTCCGCCGACTGTTCCACGGCGTGTACGTCGACGCCCGACTCACTGTCACGCAACAGGTCTTGGCGCAGGCTGTGTCGCTCGTGCTACCGGCCGGTGCCGTCGTCGCAGGAACGACGGCGGCGCTGCTGCATGGCGCGGACGTTCGTCGTTGCGGATACGACAGCGTCGAGGTCGTCGTACCTCGGGACGACCAAGTGCGACGGGTGGGCGTCAGGGCTCGCGCGGCGCTACTCGAAGCGGGCGACGTCACGACGGTGCGCGGGATCGCATGTCTTTCGCCGGTGCGCGTGGCGTTCGACCTTGCGCGGCAGCGCCGTCTCGTCGATGCGGTCGTCGGAGTGGACGCCATGTGCAATCGCGGTGGATGCGCACTGCCTGAGCTCGAGGCATATGTGGCGGGTCGTTCGGGCTGGCGTGGCGTCCGGTATGCGCGCGAGGCGCTGCTGTACGCCGAGCCGCTGAGTGAGTCCGTGATGGAGACGAAGCAGCGGATGGCTCTCGTGCAGGCTGGGTTGCCTCGACCGCGCGCACAGGTCGACCTCTTCGATGACGACGGGTTCCGCGTCGCTCGCCTCGACCACGGCTATGAGCGGTGGAAGGTCGGACTCGACTACGACGGCGAGGTTCACCGCGAGCGATGGCGCTACGACCTGGAGCGGCAGGAACGAATCCGAGACCTGGGCTGGTGGCATCGCCGCTACACATCGATCCACGCAGCTGCCGACTGGCGCCAGTTGATCAGACAGGTCGGCGAGGCTCTCGTGGCCGCGGGCTGGCGGCCCTGA
- a CDS encoding lipase family protein gives MSTGRKAVGVFLVVALAVFGPSGASAQGAPPADLAPGAVLATEPVHVSLGPAATPVTATRVTYRTTDQLGHPEADVTTVIAPSPLSGVLPRIVGYLSFYDGLGAKCDPSNTLTGGDAGPATDSQATEEELLIAFYVANGWIVTVPDFEGPHLHWMAGRESGQSTLDAIRATESVLGLGTTTQVALSGYSGGAVAADWASELAPSYAPELTLSAVAEGGIPVDYAHLFSYVSGDAVFGASMPGILLGLARAYHYPLQRYLSPYGKKLVHAESDTCITEDFGRYPGLTMAKLFRARYRDPFAVPGLARIFNDQIMGRAPGHPLVPLLMGIGDIDGFGDGVMRTADVETLAREYCRDGVAVEFRRYGAGHEAAGIYFDPQSAAFFQGRFNGIPFKGNCGSIPPGDPLTPLPVER, from the coding sequence GTGAGCACGGGCCGGAAGGCGGTCGGCGTCTTCCTGGTCGTCGCGCTGGCGGTCTTCGGCCCCAGCGGCGCATCGGCGCAGGGCGCGCCGCCGGCCGACCTCGCGCCGGGCGCGGTCCTCGCGACCGAACCGGTTCACGTGTCCCTCGGACCGGCGGCGACGCCGGTCACCGCGACCCGGGTGACGTATCGAACGACCGACCAGCTCGGTCACCCCGAGGCCGACGTCACGACCGTCATCGCGCCGTCGCCGCTGTCCGGAGTGCTGCCGCGCATCGTCGGCTACCTGTCCTTCTACGACGGGCTCGGCGCGAAGTGCGACCCGAGCAACACGCTCACCGGCGGTGACGCCGGTCCCGCCACCGACAGCCAGGCCACCGAGGAAGAGCTGCTCATCGCCTTCTACGTCGCGAACGGCTGGATCGTCACCGTGCCCGACTTCGAAGGACCTCACCTGCACTGGATGGCGGGGCGCGAGTCCGGTCAGTCGACCCTCGACGCGATACGCGCGACCGAGTCGGTGCTCGGGCTCGGCACAACGACACAGGTCGCGCTCTCCGGCTACTCCGGCGGCGCCGTCGCCGCAGACTGGGCAAGCGAGCTCGCGCCGAGCTACGCCCCGGAGCTCACGCTGTCGGCGGTGGCCGAAGGCGGCATCCCGGTCGACTACGCGCACCTGTTCTCCTACGTCAGCGGCGACGCAGTGTTCGGCGCATCGATGCCGGGCATCCTGCTCGGCCTGGCGCGGGCGTACCACTATCCGTTGCAGCGCTACCTGTCGCCGTACGGCAAGAAGCTCGTGCACGCCGAAAGCGACACGTGCATCACCGAGGACTTCGGCCGCTACCCCGGGCTGACGATGGCCAAGCTGTTCCGGGCCCGCTACCGCGACCCGTTCGCCGTCCCTGGCCTCGCCCGGATCTTCAACGACCAGATCATGGGCCGCGCTCCGGGACATCCGCTGGTGCCGCTGCTGATGGGGATCGGCGACATCGACGGCTTCGGTGACGGCGTGATGCGCACCGCGGACGTGGAGACGCTCGCCCGCGAGTACTGCCGCGATGGGGTGGCGGTCGAGTTCCGGCGATACGGCGCCGGCCACGAGGCCGCGGGCATCTACTTCGACCCGCAGAGCGCCGCGTTCTTCCAGGGCCGGTTCAACGGCATTCCGTTCAAGGGCAACTGCGGGTCGATTCCGCCCGGAGACCCCCTTACGCCGCTTCCGGTCGAGCGTTAG
- a CDS encoding NDMA-dependent alcohol dehydrogenase — translation MDARAAVLWDTHQPWQIEDITLDDPGPNEVVVELVASGLCHSDEHLVTGDMKMPKEMNELLGFPQYPIIGGHEGAGTVLEVGKNVQSVKPGDSVVFSFIPSCGRCPSCSTGKQSLCDLGQYLIVGRQIDGLVARHHLAKDGTDIGTMCCLGTFATHTIVNEASCVKLDDDIPVDKAALVGCGVTTGWGSAVYRANVQPGETVVIVGIGGIGINAIQGAAMAGARHIVAVDPVQFKRDEALKFGATHTASSVEEAFALVGEITWGAMAEKAIITTGVAEGSMIASVLSLVSKGGRCVVTAVASIEATDVTMSLFELTLMQKELVGSIFGGSNPRRDIPRLLRLYKEGKLKLDELITNEYKLDDVNQGYQDMRDGVNLRGLIRY, via the coding sequence ATGGACGCCAGAGCAGCCGTTCTGTGGGACACCCACCAGCCGTGGCAGATCGAGGACATCACCCTCGACGACCCGGGCCCCAACGAGGTCGTGGTCGAGCTGGTAGCCAGCGGCCTGTGCCACTCCGACGAGCACCTCGTCACCGGTGACATGAAGATGCCCAAGGAGATGAACGAGCTCCTCGGCTTCCCGCAGTACCCGATCATCGGCGGTCACGAGGGCGCCGGCACGGTGCTCGAGGTGGGCAAGAACGTCCAGAGCGTGAAGCCCGGTGACAGCGTCGTGTTCTCCTTCATCCCGTCGTGCGGGCGCTGCCCGTCGTGCTCCACGGGCAAGCAGAGCCTGTGTGACCTCGGTCAGTACCTCATCGTCGGCCGCCAGATCGACGGGCTGGTCGCCCGTCACCACCTCGCGAAGGACGGCACCGACATCGGCACGATGTGTTGCCTCGGCACCTTCGCAACGCACACGATCGTCAACGAGGCCTCCTGCGTGAAGCTCGACGACGACATCCCGGTCGACAAGGCCGCGCTCGTCGGCTGCGGCGTCACGACCGGCTGGGGCTCCGCGGTCTACCGCGCCAACGTCCAGCCCGGCGAGACCGTCGTCATCGTCGGCATCGGCGGCATCGGGATCAACGCCATCCAGGGCGCCGCGATGGCCGGAGCGCGCCACATCGTGGCGGTCGACCCGGTGCAGTTCAAGCGCGACGAGGCGCTGAAGTTCGGCGCGACCCACACCGCCTCGAGCGTCGAGGAGGCCTTCGCGCTGGTCGGCGAGATCACGTGGGGCGCGATGGCGGAGAAGGCGATCATCACCACCGGCGTCGCCGAGGGCTCGATGATCGCCTCGGTGCTCTCGCTGGTGTCGAAGGGCGGCCGCTGCGTCGTCACCGCGGTTGCCTCGATCGAGGCGACGGACGTGACGATGAGCCTGTTCGAGCTGACCCTCATGCAGAAGGAGCTCGTCGGGTCGATCTTCGGCGGTTCGAACCCGCGTCGCGACATCCCGCGGCTACTGCGCCTGTACAAGGAGGGCAAGCTCAAGCTCGACGAGCTGATCACCAACGAGTACAAGCTCGACGACGTCAACCAGGGCTACCAGGACATGCGCGACGGCGTGAACCTGCGAGGCCTGATCCGCTACTGA
- a CDS encoding acyl-CoA dehydrogenase, protein MSIAVTDDHRALAETAADFLRKSDARGAARALLEADAEPLPAFWSELAALGWLGLHLPEEYGGAGYTLEELVVVVEELGAAVTPGPFVPTVVASALIAAAGGGELTQSLLPGLADGSRTAAIALSSEVTVDDDGKASGTVAAVLAGGTPGVLLVSAGEDVLVLDASGPGVSLEFPRNLDPSRRSAVATLDGAEATVLPGAARTLLELARVILSAEAVGVARTCTELGAEYAKVREQFGRPIATFQGVKHHCANMLVATELATAAVWDAARAAATGGDQARIAAAAAATLAAPAAYLCANLSIQVHGGIGFTWEHDLHLFLRRGTAIGAFLSADDAAADAVALTRDGVKRERTIALPPEAEQIRADVRAVADSIKGLDTKEQLARLIETGYLMPHWPKPWGLDAGAVEQIVIEQEFGAARIQRPNYGITAWVILTLIQHATEEQVARWVPPALRQDLIWCQLFSEPGAGSDAAGVRTKATRAEGGWIVNGQKVWTSGAHLAAFGLATVRTDPDVPKHDGITTMVIDMHAPGVEVRPLRMIPGESEFNEVFFNDVFVPDADVVGPINGGWTVARATLGNESVSIGGGTGAMTFPGEALIPAYDAKPDKLPGGTQRIGRYIATQTAMSQLNLRSASRAVAGGGPGPEGAVTKLVLSELGLDAAGILGELSGPDLLFMDEPRRIPAYMVLMQRAMTIAGGTSEIKRNQIAERILGLPRDPLIK, encoded by the coding sequence ATGTCGATTGCCGTCACCGACGACCACCGCGCGCTCGCCGAGACCGCTGCGGACTTCCTGCGCAAGAGCGACGCGCGAGGCGCCGCCCGCGCCCTGCTGGAAGCGGACGCGGAACCGCTCCCGGCGTTCTGGTCCGAGCTCGCCGCTCTCGGCTGGCTCGGGCTGCACCTGCCGGAGGAGTACGGCGGAGCCGGCTACACCCTCGAAGAGCTCGTCGTCGTCGTCGAGGAGCTCGGCGCGGCGGTCACGCCCGGCCCGTTCGTGCCGACGGTGGTCGCCAGCGCCCTGATCGCCGCCGCAGGGGGCGGTGAGCTGACGCAGTCCCTGCTTCCCGGTCTCGCCGACGGGTCACGCACGGCGGCGATCGCGCTGTCGAGTGAGGTGACGGTCGACGACGACGGCAAAGCCTCCGGAACGGTCGCGGCGGTGCTCGCCGGCGGCACGCCCGGAGTGCTCCTGGTCAGCGCCGGCGAGGACGTTCTGGTGCTCGACGCGTCCGGCCCTGGCGTCTCGCTGGAGTTCCCGCGCAACCTCGACCCTTCCCGTCGCTCGGCGGTCGCCACGTTGGACGGCGCCGAGGCGACCGTGCTGCCCGGGGCCGCGAGGACGTTGCTCGAGCTGGCCCGCGTGATCCTGTCGGCAGAGGCGGTCGGCGTCGCGCGGACCTGCACCGAGCTCGGTGCGGAGTACGCCAAGGTGCGCGAGCAGTTCGGCCGTCCCATCGCGACATTCCAAGGCGTCAAGCACCACTGCGCGAACATGCTCGTCGCAACCGAGCTCGCCACCGCTGCGGTGTGGGACGCCGCGCGCGCGGCTGCCACTGGCGGCGACCAGGCGCGGATCGCTGCCGCAGCGGCGGCGACGCTGGCAGCACCGGCGGCGTACCTGTGCGCCAACCTCAGCATCCAGGTCCACGGCGGGATCGGGTTCACCTGGGAGCACGACCTGCATTTGTTCCTGCGCCGCGGCACCGCGATCGGGGCGTTCCTGTCCGCCGACGACGCGGCCGCCGACGCCGTCGCGCTGACTCGCGACGGCGTCAAGCGCGAGCGCACCATCGCGCTGCCACCGGAGGCGGAGCAGATCCGCGCCGACGTGCGAGCCGTCGCCGACTCGATCAAGGGCCTCGACACCAAAGAGCAGCTGGCGCGCCTCATCGAGACCGGCTACCTCATGCCGCACTGGCCCAAGCCGTGGGGCCTCGACGCCGGCGCGGTCGAGCAGATCGTCATCGAGCAGGAGTTCGGTGCAGCCAGGATCCAGCGACCGAACTACGGCATCACGGCGTGGGTCATCCTCACGTTGATCCAGCACGCCACCGAGGAGCAGGTCGCGCGCTGGGTCCCACCCGCGCTGCGCCAGGACCTGATCTGGTGCCAGCTGTTCAGTGAGCCGGGTGCCGGCTCGGATGCCGCCGGCGTACGCACGAAGGCCACTCGGGCGGAGGGCGGCTGGATCGTCAACGGGCAGAAGGTCTGGACGTCCGGCGCGCACCTGGCGGCGTTCGGTCTGGCGACCGTGCGCACCGATCCGGACGTGCCCAAGCACGACGGCATCACGACGATGGTGATCGACATGCACGCGCCGGGCGTCGAGGTCCGGCCGCTGCGGATGATCCCCGGCGAGTCGGAGTTCAACGAGGTCTTCTTCAACGACGTCTTCGTGCCCGACGCCGACGTCGTCGGGCCGATCAACGGCGGCTGGACCGTCGCTCGCGCCACGCTCGGCAACGAGAGTGTGAGCATCGGCGGCGGCACGGGCGCGATGACGTTCCCGGGCGAAGCGCTGATCCCCGCCTACGACGCGAAGCCCGACAAGCTGCCCGGCGGCACCCAGCGGATCGGCCGCTACATCGCCACCCAGACCGCGATGAGCCAGCTGAACCTGCGCAGCGCCAGCCGCGCGGTCGCCGGCGGCGGACCCGGCCCAGAAGGCGCCGTCACGAAGCTGGTGCTCTCCGAGCTCGGCCTCGACGCGGCCGGCATCCTCGGGGAGCTGTCCGGCCCGGATCTGCTGTTCATGGACGAGCCGCGGCGCATCCCGGCGTACATGGTGTTGATGCAGCGCGCGATGACCATCGCGGGCGGCACCTCCGAGATCAAGCGCAACCAGATCGCCGAGCGCATCCTCGGCCTGCCGCGCGACCCGCTCATCAAGTAA